The Brevinematales bacterium genome contains a region encoding:
- the hslU gene encoding ATP-dependent protease ATPase subunit HslU has protein sequence MPPVNENDTLQLFDNDMRKFRPKDIVELLDQYIVGQDRAKRLVALALRNRMRRKLVPMELREEIAPKNILMIGPTGVGKTEIARRISQLVDAPFVKVEATKFTERGYVGRDVEYMIRALVNHSVNRIKSRMRDEVRESVIPEVNKILQKAVWSQLSEQGEVVEFEMLPADKRKLRSDITKKLSVGEYDNTVIEIKVKKKPVAIFPMIDMFPGMDDVETNFQSLFGGEGGIETEEKRKMAVKDARDTLTEQFLDERIDKDKAIQLGLKWAQEMGIIFLDEIDKIADKASGHGPDVSREGVQRDLLPIVEGTTVSTKYGVIKTDHILFIAAGAFHISKPSDMIPELQGRFPIRVEMESLTRADLKRILVEPKSSLIRQYTELLETEGVKITFNEAAYDKIAELAFEINSTLEDIGARRLHTIMEFLMEDISFNAPDMPGEKVKITSEYVKERLSKIIKDSDVTKYIL, from the coding sequence ATGCCCCCGGTTAACGAGAACGATACGCTCCAGTTATTTGATAATGATATGCGGAAATTCCGCCCGAAAGATATTGTCGAACTGCTCGATCAGTATATAGTCGGGCAGGATCGCGCTAAGCGGCTGGTCGCCCTCGCGCTCCGTAACCGCATGCGCCGAAAACTGGTGCCCATGGAGCTTCGCGAGGAGATCGCGCCGAAGAATATACTGATGATCGGGCCTACCGGGGTAGGAAAAACCGAGATAGCCCGGCGTATTTCTCAGTTGGTCGACGCACCCTTCGTGAAGGTCGAGGCCACCAAGTTTACCGAACGCGGCTATGTCGGGCGCGATGTCGAATATATGATCCGCGCGCTCGTGAACCATTCGGTCAACCGGATCAAATCCCGGATGCGCGATGAGGTCCGTGAATCGGTGATTCCCGAGGTCAACAAAATCCTCCAGAAAGCGGTGTGGAGTCAGTTGAGCGAGCAGGGCGAGGTCGTCGAGTTCGAGATGCTGCCCGCCGATAAACGCAAGCTCCGTTCGGATATCACGAAAAAGCTGAGCGTGGGAGAATACGATAATACGGTAATCGAGATCAAGGTCAAGAAAAAGCCAGTCGCGATATTCCCGATGATCGATATGTTTCCGGGGATGGACGATGTGGAGACCAACTTCCAGTCGCTATTCGGCGGCGAGGGCGGGATAGAGACCGAGGAAAAGCGCAAGATGGCCGTCAAGGACGCGCGCGATACGCTGACCGAACAATTTTTAGATGAACGGATTGATAAAGATAAAGCGATTCAGTTGGGGTTGAAATGGGCGCAGGAAATGGGCATCATTTTTCTGGACGAGATCGATAAGATCGCGGATAAGGCGTCCGGGCATGGTCCCGACGTATCGCGCGAGGGTGTCCAACGCGACCTTCTGCCGATAGTAGAAGGGACGACCGTCAGCACCAAGTACGGAGTCATCAAGACCGACCATATCCTTTTTATCGCCGCCGGGGCGTTTCATATTTCAAAGCCCTCCGATATGATACCCGAGCTCCAGGGGAGATTCCCTATCCGGGTGGAGATGGAAAGCCTGACGCGCGCCGATCTGAAGCGAATCCTAGTCGAGCCGAAAAGCTCGCTGATCCGTCAGTACACCGAGCTTCTCGAGACCGAAGGGGTGAAGATTACTTTCAACGAGGCGGCGTATGACAAGATCGCCGAGCTCGCGTTCGAAATAAACAGTACTCTCGAAGATATCGGCGCCCGCCGCCTCCACACGATCATGGAATTCCTGATGGAGGATATTTCGTTCAACGCGCCCGATATGCCGGGTGAAAAGGTGAAGATCACCAGCGAGTATGTGAAGGAACGGCTCAGCAAGATTATAAAAGACAGCGATGTCACAAAGTATATCTTATAG
- a CDS encoding 7-carboxy-7-deazaguanine synthase QueE, whose product MENANIAEIFSSIQGEGPEAGIPYTFVRFTGCNLQCRYCDTEWANEPLESARVLKCSTDIAEHHFNPISAEDCLGILAGFKHRNICFTGGEPMLQSGFIEAILGKLKGKRLMMETNGTLRDNITSALLERIDVWSVDIKLPSVSGENVMDDNRYFLQRLVDAKQVVIKTVFSGETPVSELEAALSMADEFYKINPRMSFVFQPVTEEDRVLAGDNLEVICKLIDNYNFEIRVLPQVHKILKLL is encoded by the coding sequence ATGGAAAATGCTAACATTGCCGAGATTTTTTCTTCGATTCAAGGGGAGGGCCCCGAAGCGGGAATTCCCTACACGTTTGTACGTTTTACCGGATGCAACCTTCAATGCAGGTACTGCGATACCGAATGGGCGAACGAGCCGTTGGAATCCGCGCGCGTATTGAAATGCAGTACGGACATCGCGGAGCATCACTTTAACCCCATCTCGGCGGAGGACTGCCTGGGGATATTGGCGGGCTTCAAGCATCGCAATATCTGCTTTACCGGCGGGGAGCCCATGCTTCAATCCGGGTTTATCGAGGCTATTCTCGGTAAACTGAAGGGGAAGCGCCTGATGATGGAAACGAACGGTACATTGCGGGATAATATCACCTCGGCGCTTCTCGAACGGATTGACGTCTGGTCGGTCGATATCAAGCTCCCGTCGGTCTCCGGCGAGAATGTGATGGACGATAACCGTTACTTCCTGCAAAGGCTGGTAGACGCGAAGCAGGTGGTGATCAAGACGGTATTTTCCGGCGAAACCCCGGTATCGGAACTGGAGGCCGCGCTTTCGATGGCGGACGAGTTCTATAAAATAAACCCACGTATGTCGTTCGTGTTCCAGCCGGTGACCGAGGAAGACAGGGTGCTCGCGGGCGATAACCTCGAGGTAATCTGCAAACTGATCGACAACTATAATTTCGAGATCAGGGTTCTGCCGCAGGTGCACAAGATACTGAAGTTATTATAA
- a CDS encoding DUF89 family protein has translation MLVNSSCLPCITNQVERLIRMTTSDDAHVTAIRRIIDELIREKRNGKVSPPEIAQIVYLVLARHSGVTDPFRAEKETSNSEAMELYPVFKEYVARASDKVSAAVKLAALGNIIDYAILGHVPDADTILHEADSTQFRVDEFNRFMEEIGHAKTLLYILDNSGEIVLDRVLMETLLERFPALSITAVTRSGPVINDVTLEDARAVGLDRIVRVISPGGEPIPGIPPVRTPEFSAVFDGSDVVLAKGQGNFESRAIDRPVYHLFKIKCGVVAEFTGYPENSLIFSYRSGPDEDGR, from the coding sequence ATGCTTGTTAATTCTTCATGCCTCCCGTGTATCACCAATCAGGTCGAACGGTTAATCAGGATGACTACGAGCGACGATGCGCATGTAACTGCTATCCGCAGGATAATAGACGAGCTGATCAGGGAGAAACGGAACGGAAAGGTCAGTCCTCCCGAAATCGCGCAGATTGTTTATCTGGTGCTTGCCCGTCACTCCGGCGTAACCGACCCGTTCCGCGCGGAAAAGGAAACCTCGAATAGCGAGGCGATGGAACTCTACCCGGTATTCAAGGAATATGTCGCGCGCGCATCGGACAAGGTTTCCGCCGCGGTAAAACTGGCGGCGCTCGGGAATATTATCGATTACGCGATACTGGGGCATGTTCCCGACGCGGACACGATTTTACATGAAGCGGACAGCACTCAGTTCCGGGTCGATGAATTTAACCGGTTTATGGAAGAAATCGGGCATGCTAAAACATTACTTTATATTTTGGATAACAGCGGGGAAATCGTACTGGACAGAGTCCTGATGGAAACCCTGCTGGAAAGATTTCCCGCGCTATCGATTACCGCGGTAACCCGTTCCGGGCCGGTCATCAACGATGTGACTCTCGAAGATGCGCGCGCGGTCGGCCTCGACAGGATCGTGAGGGTGATTTCACCCGGAGGCGAGCCTATTCCCGGGATACCGCCCGTCCGTACCCCGGAGTTCTCGGCGGTATTCGACGGATCGGACGTCGTGCTCGCGAAGGGGCAGGGGAACTTTGAATCCCGCGCGATCGACCGCCCGGTATACCACTTATTCAAAATCAAGTGCGGTGTGGTAGCGGAATTCACTGGATACCCGGAAAACAGTTTAATATTTTCTTACCGGAGCGGCCCGGATGAAGACGGACGATAA
- a CDS encoding YdcF family protein encodes MKTDDKKQPAGARKIILRLTLILAVTVFAVFLTSLGVVQFYPASEDMNCTKELAVIFGAGIKKEGPSIALQMRLDKGLELYQQKKVRFFFISGTMYEVRSMKVYLIKHGVSQSNIIEDKMGVTTHETMENVKDYTIENNVNGIVFISQKYHIPRIVLFAGRSGITNAEFIAAERKEIRLKELWIYTLREALALVRAFILGY; translated from the coding sequence ATGAAGACGGACGATAAAAAACAGCCCGCCGGCGCGCGGAAAATTATCCTCAGATTGACGCTCATCCTTGCTGTCACTGTATTCGCGGTATTCCTGACCTCGCTCGGGGTGGTTCAGTTCTACCCTGCATCGGAGGATATGAATTGTACGAAGGAACTTGCCGTAATATTCGGAGCCGGTATTAAAAAAGAAGGCCCGAGTATCGCGCTCCAGATGCGTCTCGATAAGGGATTGGAGCTCTACCAGCAAAAAAAGGTGCGTTTCTTTTTTATCAGCGGGACGATGTACGAAGTGCGGAGTATGAAGGTCTACCTGATTAAACATGGGGTATCGCAATCGAACATCATCGAAGATAAAATGGGAGTGACGACTCACGAAACAATGGAAAATGTGAAGGATTACACGATAGAAAATAATGTCAACGGAATTGTGTTCATCAGCCAGAAGTATCACATTCCGAGAATAGTGTTGTTTGCCGGACGCAGCGGGATTACGAACGCGGAGTTTATCGCCGCCGAACGTAAGGAGATTCGCCTCAAGGAGTTGTGGATATACACCCTCCGCGAGGCGTTGGCGCTCGTTCGAGCCTTTATACTTGGGTACTGA
- the hslV gene encoding ATP-dependent protease subunit HslV, protein MAKAKWRSTTIIAVRRDGKVAMAGDGQVTFGETVIKDSANKIRTLRKGSVLAGFAGSAADAFALLEKFEGKLEEYSGDLVRASVQLAKEWRTDKILRQLEAMIVVADKKSTLVISGNGNVLEPENDVAAIGSGGQYARAAALALMRSGVKISAMDIARDSLKIASEICIYTNSNIQVEEISE, encoded by the coding sequence ATGGCGAAAGCTAAATGGCGTTCTACTACAATAATCGCGGTTCGTCGTGACGGAAAAGTCGCGATGGCGGGCGACGGACAGGTAACATTCGGCGAAACTGTCATCAAGGACAGCGCGAATAAAATCCGTACCCTCCGTAAGGGTTCCGTGCTCGCGGGTTTCGCGGGTTCGGCCGCCGACGCGTTCGCCCTCCTGGAGAAGTTCGAAGGCAAGCTCGAGGAATATTCCGGCGACTTAGTCCGCGCGAGCGTCCAATTAGCGAAGGAATGGCGCACCGATAAGATTCTCCGTCAACTGGAAGCGATGATTGTGGTCGCGGATAAAAAGAGCACGCTGGTCATATCCGGTAACGGTAACGTGCTCGAACCTGAGAACGATGTTGCGGCGATCGGTTCCGGCGGACAGTATGCGCGCGCCGCGGCGCTGGCGCTCATGCGTTCCGGCGTGAAAATATCCGCCATGGATATTGCGCGCGACTCTCTCAAGATAGCGTCTGAAATCTGTATTTATACCAATTCCAATATTCAAGTGGAAGAAATTTCGGAGTAA